The genomic interval acaaaactattatgtatgtactaatatgcacatataatttttcttcatACATATTTCCCTATATCTAtcgttatatatttgtatttcaatatTATGTGCCCtggtgtctagtgtaaattaataatgacttaacaacagaatattcttaaccatcttcttACGAAATATTATTGCAATaagctatttttaaatttttctccaGAATTCTcggttatgatttttaattacgctaaaaatacactttttcatgaatttctttaacaaaactatactatatatatcaacctatacaacatatgtttttccattaaattttttaaaatttttaaattctccttaaATTAAAACTCAAAACCACGGGACATCCCTTACCACTTTCCTATAGAGGCcccggttaccgcggtaacgGGAATCCTAGTGGTTACTCAGCCCGATGTGCTTCATGCCCTGTCTTTTTGCTTTCtctttttatacttataagttaaaatttaaatttttaatcataaatttgaagttgattttgataattttttcatcgtaaaaGCTTTTAGATTagtaaaaacatgtatataataattttattgcaaataaaaccaaaaatcACCCATATAGTCCAAAGATTCACATGTTTCCACTGGAACTATCGCTATATAGCCTGAAGTCCCTGGAGCACCTCTGCCCGatattctttccttttctcctctGAGATTCTGCCTAGTTTCTTGATTTCTTCCTTTCCGGCCTGATCCAAATGGGCACGCTCAAAATGGGCAAGAACTGCAGTGTGTGCAAGGAGTGGCAAGAACACTGCTACTGGAGCCATATGGCTGATGACAGTAAGCACTTCTTGAAGCATATGGCTGGGGACTTCACCGAGAGCATGGTGAGTAATCATCTCAAGCTAGCTTCCGTTTATATGGAGTCAGCTTGGGCAATATCTATCTGTATGCATtgtcgtgtttttttttaaaaaaaaaaattctctagTTTTTACCGCACCCTGTAGATCAGCTCCTGAATATGTAATCTCAGTTTTTACCACAAccaataaaagtttaaaatgcaAATAACTCATTCTCtaagttttctttttgaatGTGTTTCCATGGTAAACACAAGCGTGGATCCCTGATTATAcctcagaagaaaaaaatgaagcatGGCAGAAAGAGCTAAACCAATTGACCTGTCACTATTGCAGACCGTGCCTGCTAGATTTGCAGACAACTTCAACGGGCACATCTCCGAGGAAGTGAATCTGAGGCCCCCCAGCGGCAAAACCTGGAGCATCGGAGTCGCCAGCagtggcgccggcgaggtggttCTTCAGTCCGGCTGGAAGGAGTTCGTCGACGGTAACAGCGTACAGGAAGGCGACTGCCTGCTCTTCAGGTACAGCGGAGTCTCCTCCTTCGATGTGCTCATCTTTGACCCGTCCGGCTGCGAGAAGGCGTCGCCGCACTTCGCCGAGAGCCATGGCGGAGCTGGAAGAAGTACGCCGGAGCTGGTGGAGGAGGCAGAAATAATGCTGACATtggccatcaccaccaccaccacctggaGATGACACTCCACAGGAACAGCGGCAGGAGCGTCCCCAGAGCATGTAAGCGCTGTTTATTCAGTGATGACACAGGTATGTAACGCGACACTATAGTCCTAAAGTATTTTTTCCTTATGATAAGATTTGATTAaaactttactttttttatcgTTTAGGATAAGATTTGGTTAAAACTTttcgtatataattttttctctcttgtaattagactaatcttttttttccaagcCCTTGTATTTAGCCTAATCATTTATGAGAAATTATCGATGGTCGAAATTTTATAAGCGTAACTAAATCTTATCGTAAAAGATAAATACTTTTCGATGATGGAACTCAATCTAGTCTGTGCATGTGCCAAACTGCAGATCAAGATGAGTGTGAAGCGAAGgaagacgacgatgacgaagATGTTGTGAAGGGCGTGGTAGAAGGGGGGTACTACTTCGGCAGGAACGGGCGGGTGGGCGAGTACAACCTGAGGGAGGAAGACAAGGAGGAGATCTCGCGCTTCCCCGTGCCGCTTCACCCTGGGAACCCCGTGTTCGTGCACGTCATCCACGCCGCCCACATCCGGACCAGCCGTTATAGCATTCTGGCAAGTGATTCACcttagttctttttttttttaccgtcatTGCTCAGTTCAGAaaggtatatatttttttttcgagcGTAAGGAGTGTTTGTTTGTAAGTCCtaatcacatcggatgtttgatacttattttataaatagtaaatgtagagtattaataaaatccatccataatcgtggactaattcgcgagacgaatttaatGAACCTAATTACTCTATGTATAGTCTATttaatgctatagtaaacatttactaattatggattaattaggcttaaaaaattcatctcgcggattagctctcatttatgaaattagttttttactagtctatgtttaatacttcaaattgatgtctaaacatccgatgtgatacgTGGCTAAAATGTTTAGCCTCATCTAAGCAACCTCTACAAACCAGTCACCTAGAGGTTCTACCATGTTCTGCTGATGGCAGAAGTAACCAATACCATTTTCATTTATTCTAATCTAATAGATCAAATCTATTTACATTACCACGTCAAATACTAtcagtataatatttttttcctactgGTACTACAACTCTTAAAACGGTTATGGATTTTGTATACTACCAGCAGAGAACACTTCGGTCAAGCTCATGTCATTGGGTCCAGATTGTCCGCTGTTCATGTGAGGAGTATAGTAACAAAAATACCTAAAGTGTCAATATATTGCAGacacaatattttttgggTGATACTGTATAGTACTGTAGCAGTAGATCTGGTCCGTTTGTTTTAATCCAATGGTCTAAATTCCGGTTACTGTAGCCCTTTGCAGTAGCATGAATCCGGATTGCATGTCATTATATTGCAGTTTTCATTTCGTTTATTGGCTGGAATGGTGAGAAACGGTATTTGGTTTTTGGTCAGGGCATGTCGCCGGAGTTCGCCGGAAAATATCTGGGGGCGTTGAAGGAGGTGGTGCTGGAGAGGGCGAGCAGGAGGGCCCAGTGGCGCGTCATGTTCGTGCACCGTCATAACACCCGCGGCTTCTACGGCGTCGGCTGGCGTCAGTTCGCCGGCGACAATGGCCTCGCCGCCCACGACGTCTGCCTCTTCGAGCTCATGACGGCCGACGAGGCCGGcagccgccgacgccggcggccgacGATGACCGTGCACGTCCTCCGGAGGGTGCGCGGCTGTTTCGTGCTGCTGCGCTGACACTGTGCCGTGTGTTTGGATTTGCAGCTGCCCAACCGGTGAACTGAACCCAGCTGGTCGCCTCTGCTTTGACCAACGTGTGTATCTATTCTATCTTTCTACTACCACTATGTAACGTAAGTATGAATGTACGTACCTGGTGATGGCCAAGCTTGCATCTCTTCTTCTGGTCCAATGGACGCAGATCTCGTGGTGCATGGGATCTCGATGAACATCAGTATAAAGTTGTTCTGTGTATCTCATTCACTTCATACAAAACCACAATGCTtgcagcagaaaaaaaaaaggaacatgaAAATGCGGCGACAACTTTTACACAGATCTGAATATCTTAAATAAGAACAGAATGAAAAGGAACAGCGATGCAGCCAACATTTCACAACAAAATGAACATAATTACGGAGTAAGTGTTAACAATGGATTATTATAATGTCGAAATCGTGTTGACTGATGTTTT from Oryza brachyantha chromosome 3, ObraRS2, whole genome shotgun sequence carries:
- the LOC102708505 gene encoding LOW QUALITY PROTEIN: B3 domain-containing protein Os03g0622200-like (The sequence of the model RefSeq protein was modified relative to this genomic sequence to represent the inferred CDS: inserted 1 base in 1 codon), encoding MGTLKMGKNCSVCKEWQEHCYWSHMADDSKHFLKHMAGDFTESMTVPARFADNFNGHISEEVNLRPPSGKTWSIGVASSGAGEVVLQSGWKEFVDGNSVQEGDCLLFRYSGVSSFDVLIFDPSGCEKASPHFAESHGGAXKKYAGAGGGGRNNADIGHHHHHHLEMTLHRNSGRSVPRACKRCLFSDDTDQDECEAKEDDDDEDVVKGVVEGGYYFGRNGRVGEYNLREEDKEEISRFPVPLHPGNPVFVHVIHAAHIRTSRYSILGMSPEFAGKYLGALKEVVLERASRRAQWRVMFVHRHNTRGFYGVGWRQFAGDNGLAAHDVCLFELMTADEAGSRRRRRPTMTVHVLRRVRGCFVLLR